A single Phytohabitans houttuyneae DNA region contains:
- a CDS encoding amidohydrolase family protein — protein sequence MPDSAAVVDLPGATLLPGLIDTHVHLAFDASPDPVAALADRDAAQTFAAMCAAARRAARAGVTTVRDLGDVDYLALGVRAAARTDRTLPEVLAAGVPVTTPGGHCHFLGGAASGVHGVRAAVRDRHERGVDVIKVMASGGNLTPGSRPEAPQYSIEELHALVDEAHRLGLPVAAHAHGAAAIIDAVASGVDTLEHASFMTADSVDDIPHGLLDEIIRRGVTLSLTLGLRPIEGFAMPPAMASRRPKLTANAAAMHAAGARIVVGTDAGIAPIKPHDVLPTALAHLAQLGMTPGEALHAITGRAAEAIGLGDRKGKILPGYDADILAVNGDPLHDPAAIHRIAAVYLRGAALATPFAASAVQP from the coding sequence GTGCCCGACAGCGCGGCCGTCGTCGACCTGCCCGGCGCCACGCTCCTACCCGGACTCATCGACACCCACGTGCACCTCGCCTTCGACGCCTCGCCGGACCCGGTGGCCGCGCTGGCCGACCGGGACGCCGCGCAGACGTTCGCCGCCATGTGTGCCGCCGCCCGGCGGGCCGCCCGCGCCGGAGTCACCACCGTGCGGGACCTCGGCGACGTCGACTACCTCGCCCTCGGCGTACGCGCCGCCGCCCGCACCGACCGCACGCTCCCCGAGGTGCTCGCCGCCGGCGTACCCGTCACCACGCCCGGCGGGCACTGCCACTTCCTCGGCGGGGCGGCGTCCGGAGTGCACGGCGTCAGAGCAGCCGTACGCGACCGGCACGAACGCGGCGTCGACGTGATCAAGGTGATGGCCAGCGGCGGCAACCTCACCCCGGGCAGCCGGCCGGAAGCCCCGCAATACTCCATCGAAGAGCTGCACGCCCTCGTCGACGAGGCGCACCGGCTCGGCCTACCGGTCGCCGCGCACGCGCACGGTGCCGCCGCCATCATCGACGCGGTCGCGTCCGGTGTGGACACTCTGGAACACGCCTCGTTCATGACCGCCGACTCGGTCGACGACATCCCCCACGGCCTGCTCGACGAGATCATCCGCCGGGGCGTGACGCTCAGCCTCACCCTCGGCCTGCGGCCCATCGAGGGCTTCGCCATGCCGCCCGCGATGGCCTCCCGCCGCCCGAAGCTGACGGCGAACGCGGCCGCGATGCACGCGGCGGGCGCCCGCATCGTGGTCGGCACCGACGCCGGGATCGCTCCGATCAAACCCCACGACGTACTGCCAACGGCACTGGCCCACCTCGCCCAGCTCGGCATGACCCCCGGCGAAGCCCTGCACGCGATCACCGGACGCGCCGCCGAGGCGATCGGCCTCGGCGACCGCAAGGGCAAGATCCTTCCCGGGTACGACGCAGACATCCTCGCCGTCAACGGCGACCCGCTGCACGACCCGGCCGCCATCCACCGCATCGCCGCCGTCTACCTGCGCGGCGCCGCGTTGGCCACTCCGTTCGCCGCTTCAGCGGTCCAGCCGTAA